TTATCTACAAGTTGCGCGTCTTTACAAGTGTTCAATATATTTCATAAATACGCCTTATTGCAGTTGTATTTGTTTCTCCTTCTCAGCAAATGGCATGGCGTCTTTCTCGCCGCTcggcacgctcggggactcggcgcgctcctgacagcgccactcgccggtcgcccgagctcgccactcgccacgcttggggactcggcgcgctccagaCAGCGCCACTCACCGGTCGCCTGAgctcgccatccgccacgctcggggactcggtgtGCTCTTGACAGCGccgctcgccggtcgcccgagctcgccatccgccacgctcggggactcggcgcgctccggacagcgccgctcgccggtcgccgagctcgccatccaccacgctcggggactcggcgcgctccaggacagcgcctctcgccggtcgcCTGAGCTCGCcgatcgccacgctcggggactcggcgctcaggacagcgcctctcgccggtcacCCGAGCTCgacactcgccacgctcggggactcgacgCGCTCCAGACAGCGCCGCCCGCCGttcgcccgagctcgccacttgccacgctcggggactcggcgcgctacaGACAGCGCTACTCGCCAGTCGCCCGACCTCGCCGCTCGCCACAACACAACTTTGTCCACAGCGTCGACCCGGTGTCCGCTGCGTCGACTGCGCCACAGCGCGCCTCAGTCCGCCGCGTTGAGCATGACTCCGCCGCGCCGACTTCGCCCAGAGCGACCGCTTCCACAGCGTCGACCCCGTGTCCGCTATGCCGACCGCGCCACAGCGCGCCCCAGTCCGCCGCGTAGACCATGTCCGCCGCGTCGACCTCGCCAACTCCGAGTCGCCAAAGAGAGCTCTGCGTCATGCTGCGCACCTCACCACTGGGTGTCCTCTTCCTTCGGGATGAAATTTCAATTGCCGTCATCAACCTTTGGCAGAGAAGCCCGAACTGGCTAAGTAGTGCGAGCTCCGGCTCGACCACTACGACGCCAGGGGAAGGACCTCCATTGGAGTCGCACGCTCGACTGGCCTTACGGGCCAAGATGACCGGCTCGGCTCTGCCTCCGGGCACCCATGTCCCTCTCTACCTTGGACAGAGCGACCTGAAAAGCTAAGTACTGCGCTAGCGAGGTCGCCACAGCGGCCCAACGCGTCCAGGAAAAACGCCGAGTACGGAGCCCTCCTTGGGGTCGCTAAGCGACTGGCCTCCCGGGCCACGAGATGCGACTCGCCTCCGCAATCATCAGGCAAACAAatcgccctcctctaccttaggcaggtgacttgaacggctaagtacttcgactagggaccccgcaaaacggacccgcggctcgccaaggaaaacaCGCCAAATCAAgaacccctttggagtcgccacgCGACTGGCCCCACGGGCCACGACGAGAGGCACGCTATAAGATACAGCGTCAAATAAacgccacccatgaggctgctactcGCGCTATATGACTACGTACTACGACCGGGGACGCCCGGCTCggcaaggaaaacagtcaagcggTAGCCTTCATCGGGATCGCCTAAGCGACTGGAAACCACAgcgacatgcataaaattatttagTCGCCACAGCGACATTGCTCATTACATTTCTTACAAATTCAAGGCCCTAACATTGGCCCATACAAAACAATTGTTTTATTTTCCTTCCGCAGGAACAGCAGCAGCAGTGGCGACCCACTCGCCATCCTTGCCATCAGCATCGCCCGCACCTTCGCCACGCTTGGGGACTGGCCGGACGCCGGTCTCCGGGATTCatcctcgccacgctcggggactggtcgCATGCCGGTCTCCGGGATTCGTCTtcaccatgctcggggactggacgGACGCCGGTCTCCGGGATTCgtcctcgccacgctcggggactcgcccGTCGCCAGTCTCCCGGACTTGCCCTCGCCGTGCTCGGGGACTCGCCGGTCTCCGTGGCTCGCCACTCGCTGCTCTCCGCAGCTCGTCACTCGCCGCACTTGCGGACTAATTTCGCTTGGGTGACACGCCGAGATATCAAGGAGAATAAGACTCAAGCCGCCTTCATCGAAGCCGACTCGAGCCTCGGGGACTACACCCACTGGATACACTGAGCGTCGTTCCAGCGGCTTGACATCTCGTTGTGTTCTATCTTCATCAACAGCTCATCGTGCATTGCGACCCCAAGGTGCACCAGACACGTCACACGTACTGCCGCCCGTCTATATCAACCACTTCACCGACATCGTCGATCGTCACACAAAATTCAAGCACGAGGCTCGACGTCAAGAATGCCCCGTTCGCTGTTGCAGAGACAATTCATCGTTGTTTAACTGCCGGCATCTGAAGCCAACTCGAGTGCCCCACTAGTACTCACGTGAATCAGCCAATCAAGCTTGCTAGTCGCATGGATTTTAACGGCCAGACCGTCAGTTACATGCATGAGAAGAATTCTATACTAGTCAAGACAGCTCCTGCAGACTGGTTCGATTACAACATCTTGTCGCAATGTTCAGACTTCATCTCCGCTGCGGCCGGTCTACTTCAACATCTGTCCGTCTCTACCGCTGCATCAACAATCTCTCCTACGACTACATCATACATCATTGCAGAGAAATGCACATGCTGGAGGGCTCAACACCAACATCGCTCGTCTACGCGTCTCCATGCCAGGAGTACCAAGGCACGTAGCAGTCCAAGTGATATAAGGTTTAAGCAAAGTGCGCTGCACGCATGATTGGACAACTTAGCTCGGGAGCTTCTCTGGTTCTGATGCTCCAAAACATGAAGACCACACTAGCTCAATGATCAGCGGTCAGTTACGGCATCAAGTCCGGAAGACGCTGCTACTCCATCGTCGTGAATTCGTTCGGATCGGCCAACTTCATCTTTGCACCGTCTGATATCAGTGCCGAGTACACCAGCACCATCTAACATGGCTTGGTCGCCTCACCATCAACTTGGCGACTTCACCGACTTCTTCACCTACAATAACACTGCTCCGACAGCTACAATCTACTTCAGCACCTGCACTCCATCCACGCCGACTGGCTCTGACACCGACTGGCTCTCGCCGACTGGTTCACGTCGACTGGTTCACGCCGATTGGCCTACGCCGACTGGCTCGTTTCGACGGCCTCCTGTTTCACGATTGTTTCCTCTATTTCAGGAGCCCGTCGCCGATTCACCTCGACCCATCGCCAAGCCTCTTCGCGCCCTGCCTCAAGCCCGCGCCGAATCCAcgacgcgctcggggactactgatggggatacgcCCTAGGGGGCCCATCACCAACCTCACTCGCCAGATGAAGAGAGCCGAAGGCGGTTCCAGTCGGCGGGCGACTGGGTCATGCGCCCTAGCGACTGAAGCCCAGAGCGACTGAAGCCCGGAGCGACTGGATCTACAGAAGGCCCATGAAGCGTAGCGGCCCAAATAGCCTTATACCTGTAAACCCTAACTGGCtgcctatataaagccaccaggggcaccccttagagggGGCATCTCATCATACATGTAATCTCAGATTAGATACAATCTCCCTCCCCCGCCTCCGGCGGCTACCACAAAGCAAGTCGCCTAACGCTGGCGACACTATGATCATAGTAGatttctagcaggacgtagcgatcctccaccgaggggacgtgaacctgggtacatcgtgtgccaatctcgttcccggaatctccaacgccgccttgctctacacctctcatgtgctaccccgtagcatctgccgtggtcaaaacctcgacagtggcgcccaccgtggcgttggagatatgcccactgatggtgggtgaccgggcctggtgttgcAGTCGGAGGAAGGGCCTGGTGACCGGACGGCGTAACTCCACTGATGGCTCGCCAGTCCCAGTCCTTCTTCGGCCGTTAGGGGCTGAAGCCTCATGGACCCTTCCAGGAGAGTGGGGCGCAGTCGCTTCGATAGCGGCTCAGCCCCTTCCTTGGAGGGCTCCGCCTTGTCCTCCGGGCGAGAGGTCGCCTCCTCTTCAGCCGCGCCCTGGGACGAGGACTCGGCAcccctcttcgacccgcgcgggagtctgatgaagtcccgcgcctccgactccgactcggtgcgctcctcctcctcgtcgacctcttcctcctcgccctcggtcatctccggtggttccttcccggcgagaggagggaggtggtCCGCGATCTTCTGCCAACGCTGTAATCGAATCAAAGGGACAAGTCAGAAAGGAAGAAGCGCGGCCAGGCCGTGCGAAGTCGCCATGCGAAGCATTACCTGAGGCGCTGGGGTGTCTTCGGTGTAGGGCTGCAAGCCGTCTTCGAAGGAAGTGAAGGTGGCAGTAGTGATCTTGGCaagcgccttccggtactcgccctcgtcccactcggtcgccgtcgaccgggtgcggtcattctgtccccggtactcccacatggggtgagctcggcaccgcagggggatcagccgccggccaagccaacagttgtacatgtcgaccgccgtcaggccgtcatcttttagcgcctggatcgcttggcgcatatccttcaccaccttctcctgctcgcgcggcagcgaccggacattgaggcgccgcgggacgctcggctcgggactgtattggggaatgcatacctcgcccgggggagtgtactccttggcgtagaaccagaaacGACGCCACAGCGGCTCGCGCCTTCTTGGGgcgcgccatgtcgatgaagctttccccggacttcacctggaaggtgatccccCCGGTTGGGATGAGTGCTTCGCTGTTCttgctggcccgagtcgcccgcccatggaagatggacacccacagcgggaagtagggcggacagcccaagtagcattcgcacagcgccacgaacagagaaatctgctggacgctgtgcggcccgaggtcggaaaccttgatgctgtagaaggccagcaactgccggaggaaatcggaggtggggagagcgaacccgcgatcgaggaagctcatgaagatcacgaactccccgggccgtgggaggggctccgtctcgttcgccggcggaaccCGCCATCGCTGTGGGTTAAACTCCGGGATGACCGCGGTGGCGACGTAGGGGAGGAGCGACTCCCGCGTGACCTTCGACTCTGCCCCAACCCTTCGCCGCCATGGATGTGTGTGGAGTTTGGAATGAAGATGAGATGAAGAGAAGATGGGggatgaatgcggaggagtgttgaACCCTAATCCTAGGGGCGACCCTTTATACCGCCCGCACTCGCTCAGATTGAGGATGAAATCTGTTCGTTGAATCgtcccggaatcgccgccccgcaatcaacggtcgagatctgcgccgtcaccggctgaatagccgttaaactagccgttagcggtcacgtcgagcccaacggtcaacaacatgcaaacggtgtgcgcctcggttaacatgaaatctagccgttggcctcTCCACGTGTCTCTATGATGACTACGCGTCGACTGGCAAACGGCGACTGGCCAGAGCCGACTGTCACACGCCGACTGACTGATCAAATTCTGGCGACTAAGACTGCCACCGCACCCGCGACTTTATCTTTGGAAGCCCGGCGGCGACTCATCTTGATCCATCACCGCGCCTCTCCAAGACTTGCTCCAGATCCGcgcttcatcaccaccgcgcttggggactactgatggggatatgcccatagggggtgggtcgccagtcccagtcgccatgaagatagaggctcgggtggatcgccagtcgcctaagcgactgggccctaaggcgactgggccgtgatcccaaggaggaggtccacacggctggacaagaagattacttgcgagggggatagcggatcccggattagtagcaactgatatgattcggagttatctccatgtaaccctagatcgggggtgcttatataaacccccgagcttaaaccctagaggacaccttacttgagatccaatctccccctgtaagctctcggcgtagccgccgactgagccccccccattgtaattctccactgagcaataaagatctagcaggacgtaggccttttactctccggaggggctgaacctgggtaaaacccttgcgtctcttgcacctcgacccgtagatggcaatgttccgTACCAGGCCTTTtactgtcgtggatgtaaccacggcagatgctccctcttcggcagcgactacgactcggactctgtcgaggccccgcgttaccgctacccgaccgcagtcttcatggcagggggtGAAGAAGAGCTCCcagtcgacgccttcaccactcccctccccgcaaccgccaccgcaaccgagatcgaggcgcaccgggcggccctcgaggagcagaggaaaaaggagctcgccgaaaggcagaaattccgcctcgagcaagatgaagtaagggccgtgtcccactatcgtcagcagcgaaaccgccggcgcatggagcgcgcccgcgcgaacgactttcccagcgcacgccttaacttcgacgactGCCTGGTACTCCGGCTCTATCCCCACTCTatctgcagcagcccgacttccttccgggatgtcagggttttggactcgggcgacccggatttctccgtctgggtcgtcgaagttaaggcgtgcgctgggaaagtcgttcgcgcgggcgcgctccatgcgccggcggtttcgctgctgacgatagtgggacacggcccttacttcatcttgctcgaggcggaatttctgcctttcggcgagctcctttttcctctgctcctcgagggccgcccggtgcgcctcgatctcggttgcggtggcggttgcggggaggggagtggtgaaggcgtcgactgGGAGCTCTTCTTCaccccctgccatgaagactgcggtcgggtagcggtaacgcggggcctcgacagagtccgagtcgtagtcgctgccgaagagggagaggatggagtcatcctcgaagccaccttcgaagtcgctcgggtgggagaccagggagatagagtccttggttgatgctgtggcgatggagcgggcagtcggggacgcagcggtggatcccgcaaccgacgttgcagcgatgatgtcggtgaagtcggcgtcgatcgcAGCGATGACGGAGTCGATGGCCGGGATGGTGTCGGCGGAATCGGCGGCTGGAGCGGTGTCGGCGGTGTCGGCGACTGCCAAGGCAACAGTGGAGTTGGCGGTCGGTGCCACGACCGccgactcggcatcgtcttccagggccgcctcggcctccgcgtatacctcgccggtgaccgggcgagtagcagtgaggagctgcccgggcgcgaaggggtcgtgcgagcgactggggcgaggctcagaggggtcgctgacgccggcgagcccaacgaagaggttgatggagccgatcggcaccatccaggcgtgcttgagaggcgacgaggcgggccggtaggtgcttggctggatgtggaagaaattgccggtggcgatcatcctgccggaagcaaccggccgccgtattggcgagtagggcctcgccgtagctcgaaggcttgatgtcccatgccccacggtgggcgccactgtcgtggatgtaaccacggc
This region of Lolium perenne isolate Kyuss_39 chromosome 2, Kyuss_2.0, whole genome shotgun sequence genomic DNA includes:
- the LOC139835699 gene encoding uncharacterized protein; protein product: MRQAIQALKDDGLTAVDMYNCWLGRRLIPLRCRAHPMWEYRGQNDRTRSTATEWDEGEYRKALAKITTATFTSFEDGLQPYTEDTPAPQRWQKIADHLPPLAGKEPPEMTEGEEEEVDEEEERTESESEARDFIRLPRGSKRGAESSSQGAAEEEATSRPEDKAEPSKEGAEPLSKRLRPTLLEGSMRLQPLTAEEGLGLASHQWSYAVRSPGPSSDCNTRPDPVAPGFSRSGLQSLGRMTQSPADWNRLRLSSSGE